One window of Leguminivora glycinivorella isolate SPB_JAAS2020 chromosome 9, LegGlyc_1.1, whole genome shotgun sequence genomic DNA carries:
- the LOC125229755 gene encoding uncharacterized protein LOC125229755 isoform X2, producing the protein MDKITCKLPQDKLNLDAINIPDGITLSDIDFHQPSEINLLLGGDIFFQVLLLEPVPGQQQESDEDPASPHPTIVNTKLGYIIGGALSRQQTSDKK; encoded by the exons ATGGATAAAATTACATGTAAGCTTCCACAAGACAAGCTTAATCTAGATGCTATCAATATACCTGATGGGATCACTTTGTCTGATATTGATTTCCATCAGCCGTCTGAGATCAATTTACTATTAGGCGGGGACATATTTTTCCAGGTCCTGCTTCTGGAGCCGGTCCCTGGGCAGCAGCAGGAGTCAGATGAAGACCCAGCGAGTCCTCATCCTACAATTGTAAATACTAAGCTTGGCTACATCATCGGTGGTGCTTTATCACGACAGCAAACCAGTGACAAAA AATGA